From a region of the Arvicanthis niloticus isolate mArvNil1 chromosome 6, mArvNil1.pat.X, whole genome shotgun sequence genome:
- the LOC117711851 gene encoding keratin-associated protein 3-2-like: MACCVARCCSVPTGPATTICSSDKSCRCGVCLPSTCPHTIWQLEPTCCDNCPPPCHIPQPCVPTCFLLNSCHPTPDLVTVNLTTYVQPGCEDPCVPRCC, from the coding sequence ATGGCTTGCTGTGTTGCCCGCTGCTGCAGTGTCCCCACAGGACCTGCCACCACCATCTGCTCCTCAGACAAGTCCTGTCGCTGTGGAGTCTGCCTGCCCAGCACCTGCCCACACACCATTTGGCAACTGGAGCCCACCTGCTGTGACAACTGTCCCCCACCCTGCCACATCCCTCAGCCCTGTGTGCCCACCTGCTTCCTGCTCAACTCCTGCCATCCCACCCCAGACCTGGTGACTGTCAACCTCACCACCTATGTGCAGCCAGGCTGTGAGGACCCCTGCGTCCCAAGGTGCTGCTGA